A region of the Plectropomus leopardus isolate mb unplaced genomic scaffold, YSFRI_Pleo_2.0 unplaced_scaffold24677, whole genome shotgun sequence genome:
GATGGCTTCAAGACTGAGACATTTCAGCCGCTCACTGTGCGTCCTCTGTTTCTGCACCAGGTGCTGTACTCCGACAGTTTCCGTAAGCAGGTCCAGGGCAAGGCCGCCTTCGTCCTGGACACACCTGAGATGAGACGCGTCAGGGAGACCCAGCGCATCATCTCTGGAGTAAGATATTATGGTTGCTTAACTGTTTTTACGCACCTCAAAGGgtaatttagtccttttttttgttttaaacctgGTTCCTGATTTCCCATGTCTTTGTGTCTAATGGAAAGAGGGCAAGGtagctttatttgtgtagcacatttcatacaacagggcaattcaaagtgctttacagagtaataaaataaaaaaaaacataagaaaagatacagatttacaataaaagagatcACTGTGGTTGTGATCTGTGGTTTCCAGGTGAGATACCATGAAGACTTTGAGAAGAACAAAGGCAGCTTCACTCCCACCACGTCTGACCTGGTGACCGAGCGCGTCAAGAAGAACACTCAGGACTTCAGCGACATCAGCTACCGCGGCATCCAGAGGCGCGTGgtggagatggagaggagacGTGCCATCGAGCACGACCAGGAGACCATCACCGGTACAgccacaagcatgcacacattagttttccttttaaacaactttttccCTCATGCAAACACATATACAAATAGACAGACAGCTgtaacatacatatatattcacAATACACAGTATACCCACCACTTATCCCTCCCTACCTCCTTTGACATggagagcaaataaaaaaaaaatttttaaaaaagggggggggggggtccagtatatagatatatagatattaaTTACAGTTGCAGTGTCTACACAGAGAGAAATCACCAGTGAGATGGCACGGCGTATCAAAGAGTCCCTTTACATGATCAATAATGCACACATTAGTTTAATACCCGGGGGATGCTGCTGTCCTGGCACATAAAGAAATGCatgtaaaagttaaaatatactttaaaattaAGCTACAAGAAATTAAAACTAGGTGACTTTTTCTCTCTAAAAGCAAATTTAATGCAATCGATCAATCAATACACAAAACTAAGCATCATTTTTTCTAAACGATAAATTTCACTAGACTTAAGGGCACCTGTGTTTTTGGAGGTATTTCCACATTCTTTGAAGACTTTTCTAATCAGCTGctaaaaatattacactttctgcaatgatattttattttaaagcaactTCCCAAacataaatgaaagaaattgcttgatttttaaaatgtgaattaattttttttttgttgttgttgttgttgtattcgTTTACATCAtgttaatttgtgcattttctcatataaaaaaagcaaggagaaagtatttttgcaactaTTTTCATTGTGCAGTGGacagaatatgtttttaatcttCTCTACTCAGGAAACAGAAACTtagctcattttatttttaatacacaaCCTGTTATTACACAAGAGGAGCAAACTGGGACACATTTTATACACAGACTGAGATTTTTAGTTTTGTGGTAATATCTGCTGCACTGATGATTTTTTCGACTGTGTGCTCTCAGATCTGCGTGTGTGGCGCACAAACCCC
Encoded here:
- the LOC121966461 gene encoding nebulin-like, with the translated sequence MERVKRNQENISSVLYSDSFRKQVQGKAAFVLDTPEMRRVRETQRIISGVRYHEDFEKNKGSFTPTTSDLVTERVKKNTQDFSDISYRGIQRRVVEMERRRAIEHDQETITDLRVWRTNPGSVFDYDPAEDNIQSRSLHMMS